A stretch of DNA from Macrotis lagotis isolate mMagLag1 chromosome X, bilby.v1.9.chrom.fasta, whole genome shotgun sequence:
ACACTGTCCTACCTGCTTTTCCCCATCCCACTATTAATTTAGCAAGTAGTATCAATTAGCTTTTGCCAAGAACATATTTACTAAGAacagtcacatttttttttcatgaattcctttgatattcttgactttttgttcttccaggtgaaatctgtttttttcctagctctataaaagaatgatttggtagtttgattggtatgacactaataAGTGAATtactttaggtagaattatcatttttattttattagctcaggCTCAGGCTACATATGATTaatcaattaaattaataattaaaaatcaaatcagtatttccccagttgtttagatctgactttatttgtgtaaaaagtggtTTGTAATTATGTTCAAATAGTTCCTAGTTGTCTTGACAGTTAAACtcccaaggattttatattttaaatgggatttccttttctatctctccCTGATAGACTTTGTTGACATGATCAGATCTCTATATAAAACCACTGAACTAACACATAAAATTAGGAatcagttttattaaaaaaacagcaacagtGAAGTAGATGAACcattggctaatttgatttttaaaaaaagaaagaaaatcaaattaccagtatcaaaaatgataaagggtgaattcacctaatgaagatgaaattaaagcaattagcAGGAGCTCTTTTACCCAAtgatatgccaataaatctaagggaaatggatatTCAGATCTatatattgaaatgctgatgatttttgtagtttattttatagcctacaactttgcaaaagttgttcattatttcaactagtttttaggTTAATTCTCCAGGTATATCATCAGAGTGTGGGCAAAGAGTaatcattttgtttcctctttgccaagtctaatgccttcattttcttttttctcctcttactGCTATAGTTAAGATTTCTAgcacaatactgaataatagtggaaATAATGTGCATCCTGGGTTTAGACCTGATCTTATGGAGAAGCTTATTCCCATTTCAGATACTGTTTACTGATGATTTTAGTTAGATACAACTTGTTATTTGAAGAAAAGTTCCAGTTATCTCTATGCTTTCTAGAATTTTTACCAGGAATGGTTGTTGgattttatcaaaagatttttctgcatctattgagatcattatttctattaggtttgttCTTTatgtggtcaattatgctgatagttttcctaatattgaaccaaccctgccttcctagcataaatcctacttggtcatagattattatactagtgataacttgctgtaatcactttgctaaataatattttatttaaaaattttgcatgcATATTCATTAGAGGAatggatctataattttctttctctgttttggcttttCCTGGTTTAAATATCAGTGCCACATTTGGTCATAAAAGGAATCTGGTAGGACTCttatacctatttttccaaagagtttataaagtcTCCTAAGTCATTCTTCTTTTAATTcatggtagaattcacttgtgaacttATCTAAGATAGTCctagggatttttttcttaggacaCTTACTgatagcttgttcaatttctttttctaagataggattGTTTAAgtcttctatttcctcttctgttcatgtaaacaatttattattaaaaacgTTTATCCATTTTGCTTAGGTCAACATTtttactaaaatataattttggacACAATAACccttaataatttaatttcatcatcAATGGTAGCatattcactcttttcatttttcatattgctaacttcttttctttaatcaaattaagcaactttttatctattttattgttgctgttgttttcataagatagctctaattttttttttattagttcaatactaGTCTTACTTTCAGTTATATTCATCCCTCCTTTGATTTGCAGGATTTTCAATTTTCTGGTTAATTGGGATTTTCTATTTGCTCTTGAAATGGTAATTGATCCTCTGGGcaaactgtttttctttgaacCTTTCCTTGGAAGGTGATTAAGAATGATTCTCTTATTTCTTAGTTTATGTCTTAGGCATCTCTGTCATCATCATggctttttatcttttttctttattaattcttcAGAATGGGAGGGACTACATTGAAGCCAAGATGCCCACCTAGTGTCTGAACCCTAGATTTCCCCCCTCACCCCCTCCTCCCTGCTGAGATTTGAAGCAGTGTGACTCTGCTGAGTCTCAGGGACAACTCACTGACATCCTTATCTCCACCCAGAGATCTGAGTCTAAGATCCCTCTTTTCCAGGGCTCCGGATTGGAGTGAACAAGTCACAGGCACAGGGGCTGGGCCCAAGGGCTAAGTGGAACAAGGGGTTGGGGgacagggctgctttccaccatTATGGCTCCCTCCCCTTTGGCTCTTTTCTTGATACAGGCGTTTAGTGATACACATTTTTCTTGAGGACATCTTTGGCAATATCCCCAAAGTTCCGTATACTCTGTCTCACATTGCCTTTCTGTTGTCAttgtctttaatgaaattatctagTGTTTCTATGCTTTGTCTTTGACTCAACAATTCATTAGGACTCAATTACTGAGTCTTCCATTTAAAACAagttgttatttaattttatttttcaattatgacttttgtctctcccatttacccaatttaaaagaaaaaagaaaaagaaaacctttggaACAAACATGCAATCAAAAGAAATTCCCACCTTATCCCaaatgtccaaaaatgtatgtcttattCTGCCCCTTCAAATCTATCACCACTTAGAAAGGGAGCAGCAGTAGCCACAGAGTAATATTGAGCAGCAGTGGCAGCCCCAGTAACAGGTGGCTTCTAAAATTAGGGCTGGTCTTTGTCTTCCTCAGACTTCTTAAGGATAACCCAGCAGATTAGGAACAATAGCCTAGAGTTCAGGAAAGTAGCTCGTTTGACATGATTCAAtccttatttttattatgttattgaaaaagagaaacaaggggcagctaggtggcacagtggatagatcaccggccctcgagtcaggaggacctgagttcaaatttgagctcagacactttataattacctagctgtgtggccttgggcaagtcacttaaccccatctgtcttgcaaaaaaaaaaaccttaaaaaaagaaaaaagaagcagttctcctagttctgctcttttcacACCAATGTTTACTAGTGTCTCTGATACATCATGGTttatgctgaaaaaaaaaagccttcctTTCATGCAGCCTAAATGGTATGGCCATTTCCTTGGTGATGGAGGCTCCTTCAGTTGGGTATATTTGACACTAGGAAAAGAGCTCTTAGAAGTATATGGGTAAAAATGggttcttttcttattgctttgatctctttgtgGATATAAACCTAATAGCAGCATTTGCTGAGGCAAAGTTGAGTTATGTCtggggaatagttccaaattgtggAATGGCTGGATCCACAGCTCTATCAATAGTGAAGTCATGGGCTCATTTTCTCACAGCCCTttcagaatttgtcattttccaggggcagctaggtggcttagtggataaagtaccagccttggagtcaggagtacctgggttcaaatccggtctcagacacttaataattacctagctgtatggccttgggcaagccacttaaccccatttgccttgccaaaaaaacctaaaataaagaatttgtcattttcctttcatgATGGGCAGAAGATGCAAACCCAGAGGTGCTCAAATTTGCACTTCTTGAATGAGGAGCATTTTTTAAACTGgctttttcaaacatttttttaaattttaaaaatggctttttcatatggctatccacttaatttctttcctttgagaactgccttttcatatactttgatcatttgtcaattagagaatggctcttattataaatttgattcattgatGGATCTTAGATGGAAGAGTTTGATCAGAGAAACTTCTTGCAAAGATCTCTTGTCAGTTAACTTTGCCTTTCAGTTTTAACtcccttggtttttttttgtctaaaagaTTTCCAAATTTACATGTCAAAATTTGTCAacttttatcttctgtgattctATGGTTGTGAAATCTATTCaccatagatctgaaaggaaaactctcttttttgtttacttAAAATTTGTTCATGTCAAGTCGTGGACCTGTTTTCCAGATAAGAGATAAGAGGATGAGATGTCCATCACTACCAAAATGTAGCCAGACTCCTTTCCAGTTTTTCAGCAGGTTTTGTTTATTGGTGAGTTCTTTTGTCTTGAGTCTTTGAGTTTATGAAAACTAGGCAATTCTGTTCATTTACTTTTATATGTCGGCTACATAATCTGCATTGAACTGCCAATCCCAATGATTTGGAAGGTGAATGCATTGTTATAGATAGGTTGAGAATTAGTAACCAACAGTAACCCTTTTGTCCCACTTcttatcatttccttttgttCCTGCAGAttactttttgcatttgcttttaaACTTTGGGTGATTTGCTTGATATGACACCAAATGAGCAGGTTATCTacaatcacacacacaaacacacacacacacacacacacacacacacacacacatacttccacacacacaaacaacatgGCATAGAAATACATTGGAATCAACAGAGAAATCTCTGtgaataggaggaggaggaagggtatGAAATGGAGGGAAGGATAAGTAAGAGAATtgtctgaaagggaaaaaaaaactccacttgaagatgaaaaaaagtaaGAGCTATCCAAagaggaatggggtggggggcagctagatggcacagtggatagaacactggtcctggagtcaggaggacctgagttcaaatcaagattcagacacataatatttacttatttgtgtgaccttggcaagtcatttaaaacaccattgccttgccaaaaaaaatatgaacaggagGCTTACAGAGAAAGTAGTTCTCTACCCATTTCTGGAAGTCTTTAAGCCTGAAAGGCCATTTATCAAGTGGGATGTGTCTGGGTTTGACTGGATGGCCACTGAGGAATcttttctaactctgaaattctgattCTGAGTTGAGAATGACAGTGCTGGGAGGGACCATAAAAGTGACTTTGTCTAACCCTATGACTgcatggatgaagaaactgaggccgagaaaaatgggaaagtgacttgcccaaggtcactcaccTAGGAAGTAGCAAAGCTGACACTACACACCAGTtgcctgctgctgctgctcatTTTCAAGACCAAGACTTGTACTGTTCCTGGAGGACGCTAAGGCATGGGACCAGGGAGGCCTAGAGCAATCACAGGATTTGGGATGGGAGGAAGGTCTCTGTCAATATCCAGGTTGCCTGGGGTACGTGTTGGTGACCCCCCAGAGCTCAGCCTATGCTTCAGCAACAGATAGACTGTGAGCAGAAGTCCCTGAAGGCCCAGGCAGCCAAGATCCAGAAGCTTCTAAGCATCCCCAAAGGTAGGGTTGCAGGACGCCCCTTAGTGCCTACCACCACCCCCATAAGCTCCCTAAACAAACCTATGCCAAGGGTGATGGGAGAGAAGGGTGGAGGCTGTAGGGAGAGCAGGGAGGAGCACACAGACCAATGGGGCCTCCGGCATGGGCAGCAGGCACCTACCGGTGGCTTAGACCTAGCTTCCAAGGAGATCCAGCAGGGACCCAAGAATGTCTTCCTCCTCTGGGCCTGCTTAGAATGGCAAGTCTTATGAATCAGCAACTGCCACAGCTTGAGAAGAGCATCTAGCCCAAAGCCCCCCCTCCTGCAGAGGCtcaactgagacccagggaggcaAGGGAGTGCCCAAAATTTCACACACTAACTGACCCTAATGGTAGTGGGCTTCAGGCCAACAGTGTTGAGTCTCCCACCAATCGTGGGACAGAGTTCACCAGGCACCATTCTCCTCcttgtcttcccttcccctcccaccaCCCATGAGGAGAGGGAGGCTTTGAGAAGCTGAGGACTTGGCCAGGTGAGCCAGGAAGAGTTTTCAGGGAGCCTAGATCCAGGGGTTCAGGAGGAACCCTCCCAAAGTATGTACATAATGCCCAGTTACATGCTGAGGCTTGGGGGAGAAGAAGCAAGGAGGGAGCCTGTGTACAAGTTGGATCTTGTTCTGGTccccctgccccctgccccctgCCCTCCAGGGGGACTGGAAGCAGTATAGTAGGTTTATGAGTAGCTAGGAGAGAGAGGCCATGGCAGGAAGTCAGACTGCACAGGAGGACCTAGAAGGCACACCAAACCATCCTGGAGAGCAGAGGGACAGATTTTCACAATTCATTCCATCCATTGTATTTCCATTCCTAATATGTTGGAGTCAGGGGAAGCCAGCTAGCTTTGGCTGGGAAGGCCTTTGGCGCCTAGGAGCTGGAAACCTCAGGCACAGGCCCGGCATCCACAGTAAGGACCAGCAGGTCACTCCATTTTGAGATGAGGTGAATATGAAAGTTTTACTAACAACTTGGAAATGATTTGGATGTTGATGGACTAACACCAAATTGGCAGGGCTAAGAGTTAGTCTGTGccccccaaaaacctaaaaatgggACCCCCAAACTGCTGCCCTGTCCCACCCTGTTCCATCTCTCCCCACCGCATAGGCCTTTCCTTGCCCAGCCCAGCCTCATGGTGCCTGCCTCTGAAccccatttcccttttatctctttACTTTCTGTCATTCTTGTCCTGTCCACTTTGTGCCTTATTAAAGGGTGATTAGAGCCCTTCCTCCTGCTGCTGAGGCCTTTCCTGGCCTGGTCCCATTTCATAATGTCATAAGTCATCAATTCATTCCACATGAAGAGCTTAGTGTACTTTTGCTGAGGATCCCCTGGGGTGAAAGTGGGACCCCAGGAGAAGTTCCGGGTCTGGGGCAGGCTGAGCACCATGGAGAGTAGGGTTTCTGGAAGACAGACCTGTCCTCCCCTCTTGCccatcctcccctcttcccccacctcccTGCTATGATTCCATGGCCCCACCAACTTTCTGGCTCTGGTCAGGGGACCAGGATAAGTTCAGTCTACATAGGAGAAAGTGACCCCGTGGCAGCCCCTGACTTCATGGCCTCATTTCCCGCCCTCCCTCCACCCTCTGGGCCATCCTCCTGCTGTACCTGCCTACCTGGATGGACCAAGTGGCTGTTTGCTACTTAACTGTGCTGGGTCCCAAAGGATGGGGACTCCCACTAATTCTGCCACATCCTCATTCTcatcaccccccaccccctcattGAAGGAACcattgagaaaaaaggaaaatcaccACAGGAGTCAGAGAATGCTTTTATTGTTAAACTTGCAGAGAAATGTTAGGAGAGCTAAGGGAGTCAAATGGCAGATTCTTTACTGGGGTGGGGGGCCTCCAAGGAGGACGGCAGGATTGGAAGGGGCAGCCATCAAGAACAAGTAAAAGCTAAACTAAGGAGCCTGGAGAGACTAAGATTGGGGACAATTGTGCTGGAGGGTACCAAGGGAGTAGCCTAGGTGAGGCTGGCTCCAGGACGAGGGCCCAGGTGGTACAGAGAGAGGGCcgccactgctgctgctgcttcttctTCGTCCTGGAACCATCCCAGCAGGTCCTCCTGGTCTTCACCTCCAGCGTCCCTCTGGTCCAGGCTCGAACCCTCTAACTGGACTTGCCGCCACTGCCAGTCTCAGCAGCAGCTGCCTTCCCAGCTCCCTTGGACTTCCTGTGGCTTTTGCCACCCTGCTGATGGGCTGGagcctgctgctgctgctgggccGGGGCGTGCTGCTGCTTCTGGGCCGGGGCCTGCTGCTGCTTCTGGGCCGGggcctgctgctgctgctgggtcTCACTTGGCTGGGCAGGCTGTGGTGGTGGAGCCTGAGGCTGTGGCTGTGGCTGAGGCTTAGGCTGAGGCTTCATGggcttctcctctttcttctcaccCAGCAGTGTAGCTTCAGCCTCCTTGGTAAACTTATCCATCTTCTCCAGCAGAATATCCACCTTCTGTTCAATCTTCTCCAGGTCCTTCCGGATGCCCTGGTGATCCTCACCCTTCCCTTTGGGAGATTTGGGATTAGGACCTTGCTGGCTGCCCTTGGCACCGGAACCCCCTTTGCCCTTGCCCTTTGAATCACCTGCTAATCAAAAAGTGACAAAGACAGGCCTCTGGTTAGTAAATGGCATTTCCCTGGGGCTTTAAGGGCCACCTGCACCTTCTTTCCATCCAGGTGCTCACCTGGGCCTTCTCCCCTCCACAACATTCTAGATTGGGTGGGCATCCTCCTGATTCCCATCTTCCCATCCTTGGCAGATCAGGTCCCATAttcccttctgtctctctctctctctctctctctctctctctctctctctctctctctctctctctctctctctctctctctccctccgtGCTGCCATCTCTAGTTTCACTCAAATTTATCAAGTAAATAAGGTGAGTGGAGTTAGCTCTCTCTGATTCAGTCCCCATAACAACACCCCCCCTTGGGGTAGCtgtccctccttcccccctttggggtccctttcagttctcttAGCTGCTGTCTCCACTTTGAGCCTTGCTCCCCTCAGTCCTCACTATGCAGGCCACCTGATTCACCCACTGCCCAACCCAACCCAATCCTTCCCCTTCCTCACTCCTCCAGGGCCTGACATTGCTCCCTCATGACCTACTAGGGCACCTCATCCAAATTTCCCTGTTGGCCTTGCTCTCCCTCCAGACTTTGCCCTGGCCCTACCTCATTCAGGAAGTCTGTCCTCAGTTCCCTTGTTCCCACCTATGCAAAATCTAGAACTAAGAGCCCAGGCTGTCTTACGGCTCTGGGCCCAGGTCTTGAGCCACTTTGGGGCCTCTTCTCcaagaatcattttctttgtatgaaaaatgaagaaaggtttgAGATAGAGCCATTTAATGTTCCTCAGTGGCtccaaaaggaagggaggaagtagAAAATCTGCTTCCTTTGGCTCCTCATTCCTGACTTTGTCACCTGCACCTGAGCCCCCAGTTACCTTTGGCATCCATTTCTGAAGTTACTGAGACCTCAGCTTTCGACTGAGGAGACAGGCTCTCTGAAgacttctcagttttctttccttccacaCAGCCCTCGGGGGCAGCTGGTATCGTCTGGGAAGTCCAGTGCCGCTCGTCACTGTCCTTGCCACTCATGCTTTAAAAGCCCAGAAGGCTTGCCTGGTTTGCTGGAGGACCAGCCCAGAACTGAGTGGCAGTTCCCCAAGACTGAtgagctacctagctgcaccAGTCTTTAGAGTACAGAAAAGCAGTAGCACCCAAGCTGCTGCTTATTTATGAGGTCAGCCCTGGTCCCAGCCCCTCCCACCCTCTGTTCCCACCCTTCTCTCTGCTCCCCGCCTTCCTCCTCAGCCCATCCCCAACCACCTAGGAGCTTTCCTGGTCATCTTTCACCAAGACAGCCCTTCCAGAGCttgaacaaaataatttccatttgccTCCCCAAATCTTCTCCTCTACCGGCTGACCTACCTCCTAAAAACAGATAGCACCCCTCCCCACCAAGGACCCAGCCCTCCAGGTCCCCACTGGCCTCAGAGTTTTTCAGGGGCtgatggaggaggggaagaaggctGGGATGGGATAGAACATGGAAACACTTGATTTGGTGTACAAACCTGCAAAGAACACAAGGATCACACCGTTCCCCAGTAGTTGCAGGAACAGGCTACAGGGGAAGAAAAGACATAGGAACCAATGGCCAACCCCACACAGAGCAGAAACCACCCAAGTCCAGATGGCAAAGGGCCCCCCCAGTACATGCCACAGCTGCCCCAAAGTCCAGCTAGAAGATCCCTCCAATACTCCAGCAGAACAGGGGGCATCAGAACCATGGGTAAAGTTAGTGCCAGACACAATCTGCCCTTTCCTCTCCCCAGAGGACCTGGGCTGATTGTAAACTAGGATGGGGCTGCTCCAGTAATTCCAAATAAGGTGTGAAAAATCACAAGGCCTCACCTTTCAGGAGTAGACCACAATCCCAGAATTTCAGCAGCCAAAGGGGCTCCAGCAGATCCCTGGGCCAAAGTGGGCAAGAAATGATGCTCCTCCTATCCTCCATGCGAGGGCAAAGCCCTTGACCAAGCCAGCCATGGGCAGGCCTCCAAGCTGGGGGAGCCCATTGTCTGTTGAGGGAGCCATTCCACTCTGGGAGGGATCTGATTCTCTGTATGGAGGGCTTCCCCTCCAGCAAGCCAACAGTGGGCCTTGGCCCCTTCCACTCCCTGCTCTGAAGGTCAGCCCTCCAGGGCCAAGCACAAAATGGGTGAACCCTTTTCCACCTGTCAATCCTTCAGACAGTGAAAGAAGCAGTCAGGTTCCATTTCCCAAGCCCCCCTGCCCTCCTCAAGCCTTCTGTTCTCCTGAATAATCAGGCACAGAGTCTTCAAAGCATACCCCAATGTGCCCTTCTTGAGATCCTTCCCCACCCTGGATGCCCTCCTCTGAGTACTCTCCAGTCCCTCTTTGACCTTCCCAGGCTAGGGCCCCAACAAGGAAATATCCTATTGCACATGTGTCCTGGCATGTGAGTCTCTCACCTCCCTCCTTCTGGACCCTCAGGTTCCCTTAAGAAAGATCCACTAACATGGCCCTAGAGGCTATGGCCACTTTTGACCATTCTCTTGCTGCTCATGGAGCTTGTAGCCTACTCAGATCACCGAATCTTTTTCAGAAGGACTGCTATCTGACCAGGCCTCTCTCATCCTGCACTGCTGAAGATGTGTCCTCAAACCCAAGTTGTAGAGGAGGGAGCATCCTTTAGGTTTGGATCCAATCGATTTCATCCTTTTGGATGCAGCCCAGTGTTCTAGCCTGTCCAGATCTTGGGGCCCAAGTCCCTGTCCTTCCAGAGTGAGGGCTATCCCTCCCAGTTTTGGGTTACCTGCTAATTGGGTAAGCACTGATCTCTGGCTTTTGGTCCAAGTCACTGATGAATGATAAAACATCATACAACCAAGCATAGGGACTTGGGACCTCTCATTGGGGACCATCAGTCAAGCTGTTCTCAGGTCCTAAGGGTCTAGTCTGTCTGGGCCAACCTTGTGTTCATGTGTTCAGTTCTGAGCACTGTGACCAGTTCTAAGCTCTACTCGCCTTTTGTCATCTGGATTCAAAagccacctcagatacttacaagtaTATGACTAGGCAATGAGACTttcctctctctgagcctcagtttcctcatctacaaaatgatagGGTCAACCTGAGGTCTTCTGGTGACCCTTCCAATTGGAAATCCATGGAAGATCCTATGATCTAGGACCCACTTCCTCATCCTTCCCACCCAATGATGGGAGAGACTTGATTCAGTTCTGTGGGGACAAATCTCAACTTCCTAGGCTGGCTATCTTAGCCCTCCATGATGTGGACACACTGACCTCTCCCTCACTGAATCTGGCCCCTTCCCCATCCCATTATGGTCCATTGTGCCTAGTCAGGCCACCTCCTTCAGCTTCAATGAGAAGCCATGCTTAACCTTGAGTGGGGGGCTCAGGGTAGGCTACCCCTGAGCCTTTGTTggtcatttttgtcttctcccCTAGAACTGCCTTCCTTGAGACCCCCTCCCCCTGCTGCCCCAAGCCTACCCAGCCTTGAAGGTCAGAATGCTTAGTAGAGCACAGAGCCAGGACAATGTGACCACTCTCAAGGTTCCCAGGGTCAGgagccttcctcctcctctccccaggACCGGACTCAATGTTTCTCTCTGGGACAAAGAGAGCCCTGATAAGGGGAAGTAACAAATCCCCAGCCCAGTAGCAACTAAGAAGGTCCAGGGTGGCAACATTTTCCTGTAGCCTGTGTTCCTGTGAAATCTGCAGGGAGTGAAATCTCATGGTTGAGAGGAAGCATGTGGCTCCCCAACCCTGCTCTTTGTATCAAGAAGAAACTAGTCCAAGGGCTCCTACAGTACGCTGGGTCCCAATTCCTAGACCACGTCCCTGGGCAGGCCTGGAGGCTTGGGCATCTTCAGGCCTGGCTAGCTCTGCCCATTGTTCTAATGGGCCCCTCTTCCACACAGTCAATCTCCTGGCCAGGAATCAGGGCTGGACTTCCATCCTACCCAGAGCTCTCTGTTCTCCACCTTACCCCCCACAGGTGGAAAAAAGCAGGGCTGCTAGCACCACTCTGCTCATTCCACCCCTTCCCTGAATGTGCCCATGCTAGCAAAAGCCAGTCCCCACCCCAGAGGAGCTCCCCCTGGGCAGCACATAAGCACTTTGTCCTCCAGGAGGAAAAGTAACAGAATATGGAGATTCAGAGCCCAGGGTGACAGGCAGGGGCTTGGGGAGGCTGAGAAGGGGCCTTCATGCCATCTCCCTCAAATCTGGCCTTGTTGTCCCTGGCAGCTGCTGTCCAGACCTTTAGAGTCCATCTCAGGAGGTGTCAAACTCAAGTAGAATCAGGGTCCCTAACCCTCCCAAAGGAGCCTTGAACGGCCATATTCCCTTGGAAAACCACATCTTACCATTCCTTAAGTGTGACTGACTGAATTTGCTATGATTTTGTTACCTGTTTTCCCAAAGACATTATCATCTGGTCCTGTGCACTGGGTGGGGGGTGTCTTACAGCCCCAGTCTGGTGGCTGCCACCCCTGACCTGGACCAGTCTCTTTTCTTTGACCAAGTCATACAGAGGCCAGGTCACTGGCCCCTAACTCGGGATTCAGGTGGAAACTGACCTGGGCCATCTTGACTTGGGCCCACAGAGAGGATGTGACCTGCCAAAGGTCAGTTACACTCAAGATTTGGTCCTAGAAtggagagctggaagagaccctgGCCATTGTTGACTTCAGCTGCCTGTTCTCCTCATAAGGAAAGGGATGCTTGGAAAGGACAGGGAGCTGGCCCCAGGTCCCCTAGGTCCTCAATGTCAAGGCCAGGATCAGAGCCCTGGGACCCAGGACCTTCCCTCCTGTATCCCATGTTGCCTCATCTTCCATCCACACTCACTGACTTTTAgtccctttggggggggggtcatttgACTCACATAGACTGATGGGAACATTGGCCACGCCATAGTGAGGCTCCAGGAGGTTCTGGAGGCAGACAGTCTCCTTCAAGTCATCCTGTTATTGTGAGGTCTCCCCATTCTCCTTCCCCTGATCCCCCGACCTAAGCATTGATGTTGTTCCTCACTCCCTCAAGGACTCCCTTCCTCCTCTTGGTCCTACTCCCTGGTGTGCCTGGGGCTGAGGGCCTTGGAAGACAGCTGCCCAGACTCCTTCAGGAGGTCATACCTGGCAAGCTGGGCCCAGGCTAATGTGGCTGCTCCAGTCTTCTTGTTTGAGCTGCCCAAGGCCTCAGCAACCATCTCTCACCAGGCCACAGATCCTTGTCAATGCCAAGCTCTAAGCCCGGGCCTGTGTCTAGGGATGCCAGTAGTGATG
This window harbors:
- the LOC141501674 gene encoding uncharacterized protein LOC141501674 isoform X1 codes for the protein MSGKDSDERHWTSQTIPAAPEGCVEGKKTEKSSESLSPQSKAEVSVTSEMDAKAGDSKGKGKGGSGAKGSQQGPNPKSPKGKGEDHQGIRKDLEKIEQKVDILLEKMDKFTKEAEATLLGEKKEEKPMKPQPKPQPQPQPQAPPPQPAQPSETQQQQQAPAQKQQQAPAQKQQHAPAQQQQQAPAHQQGGKSHRKSKGAGKAAAAETGSGGKSS
- the LOC141501674 gene encoding uncharacterized protein LOC141501674 isoform X2 gives rise to the protein MSGKDSDERHWTSQTIPAAPEGCVEGKKTEKSSESLSPQSKAEVSVTSEMDAKGDSKGKGKGGSGAKGSQQGPNPKSPKGKGEDHQGIRKDLEKIEQKVDILLEKMDKFTKEAEATLLGEKKEEKPMKPQPKPQPQPQPQAPPPQPAQPSETQQQQQAPAQKQQQAPAQKQQHAPAQQQQQAPAHQQGGKSHRKSKGAGKAAAAETGSGGKSS